The following are encoded in a window of Esox lucius isolate fEsoLuc1 chromosome 14, fEsoLuc1.pri, whole genome shotgun sequence genomic DNA:
- the rbp4l gene encoding retinol binding protein 4, like has protein sequence MGSSKLALLMVLMSSVEYAWSASCVVDSFTVKENFEPKRYAGKWYALQKKDPEGLFLQDNISAEYTVDDDGTMTASSKGRVTLFGFWVVCADMAAQYTVPNPTTPGKMFMNYQGLASYLSSGGDNYWVIDTDYDNYAITYACRTLKDDGSCEDGYALIFSRNPRGLPPAIQRVVRAKQEEICMAGQFQPVLQSGAC, from the exons ATGGGGTCCTCAAAGCTGGCTCTCCTCATGGTTCTAATGTCCAGCGTGGAATATGCCTGGTCTGCCTCCTGCGTGGTCGACAGCTTCACAGTCAAGGAGAACTTTGAACCAAAGAGG TATGCTGGGAAGTGGTATGCCCTGCAGAAGAAGGACCCAGAGGGCTTGTTCCTCCAGGACAACATCTCTGCTGAGTACACTGTTGATGATGACGGCACCATGACTGCCTCCTCCAAGGGACGAGTCACCCTTTTTGG GTTCTGGGTCGTGTGCGCTGACATGGCTGCCCAGTATACCGTGCCTAACCCCACCACGCCCGGCAAGATGTTCATGAACTACCAGGGACTGGCAAGCTACCTGTCCAGCGGAGGTGACAACTACTGGGTTATTGATACTGACTACGACAACTATGCCATCACCTACGCCTGCCGTACCCTGAAGGACGATGGAAGCTGTGAGGACGGTTATGCTCTCATCTTCTCCCGTAATCCCCGTGGCCTTCCACCAGCAATCCAGCGTGTTGTCCGTGCAAAACaggaggagatctgcatggcgGGCCAGTTCCAGCCTGTCCTGCAGTCCG GAGCTTGCTAA